In Pseudovibrio brasiliensis, the following are encoded in one genomic region:
- a CDS encoding YigZ family protein — translation MPLFTVEREFYAELEEKKSRFLAFLLPHADFAERLAQLRDEHKKANHHVTAFRRMLPEGRIDEGGKDDGEPAGTSGMPTLKTLIGADLVDVGVIIVRYFGGTKLGTGGLARAYSGASNLAIQEAELVPWLRTKTRSVSASFASSAELERQVILLQLEILERTFTEDGVTLLVSGPEDQVDQL, via the coding sequence ATGCCTCTCTTCACCGTAGAGCGCGAGTTTTATGCAGAGCTGGAGGAGAAGAAGTCTCGCTTCCTCGCCTTTCTGCTTCCGCATGCTGACTTTGCTGAGCGCCTCGCACAGCTACGGGATGAGCACAAAAAAGCCAATCACCACGTCACCGCTTTCCGCCGCATGCTTCCGGAAGGCCGCATCGATGAAGGCGGTAAAGACGATGGCGAACCTGCCGGCACCTCCGGCATGCCGACGCTGAAAACCCTCATCGGCGCAGATCTTGTAGATGTGGGCGTCATCATCGTACGCTACTTTGGCGGCACCAAGCTGGGCACCGGCGGTCTGGCACGGGCCTACTCCGGTGCCTCAAACCTCGCTATTCAGGAAGCTGAACTTGTGCCATGGCTGCGCACCAAAACCCGCTCAGTCTCCGCAAGCTTCGCCAGCAGTGCCGAACTGGAACGCCAGGTCATTCTGCTACAGCTGGAAATCCTCGAACGCACCTTCACAGAAGACGGTGTAACCCTTCTGGTGAGCGGACCTGAAGACCAGGTCGACCAGCTCTAA
- a CDS encoding class I SAM-dependent DNA methyltransferase, which yields MDNDKNEEQTNPLEDILRHFKLYDQALDLKASKEFNAAADHLLKRLEQDSGEVSEQEPELSLHDTQVATSESLPTDYVSALFDQKAELFDLKLIEILKYSVPRKIHQSLQSNNLGPFKRLLDLGCGTGLAAEALQEQVSHKTGVDISKEMLKLAQDKHIYNEYHLSEINAFLYQNHAYKWDLVVAAELFPYFGALEEAFEGIRRNIEEDGIFVFSAEALLDQTEEAPDYRMSDTHRFSHTEHYLRNVLKQFGFTPVEFSQINLRKERETPVPGYFVIACYKPK from the coding sequence ATGGATAACGATAAGAACGAAGAACAAACCAATCCACTCGAAGATATCCTCCGCCACTTCAAACTGTACGATCAGGCACTTGATCTGAAAGCGAGCAAAGAGTTCAACGCTGCTGCAGACCATCTTCTGAAAAGGCTGGAGCAAGACTCAGGAGAGGTTTCGGAGCAAGAACCAGAACTCTCTCTTCATGACACGCAGGTTGCAACATCTGAGAGTTTACCAACCGATTATGTCTCAGCCTTGTTTGATCAAAAAGCAGAGCTCTTTGACCTCAAGCTCATAGAGATCTTGAAGTACAGTGTCCCGCGCAAAATACATCAGTCACTTCAGTCCAATAATCTTGGCCCCTTCAAACGCCTCCTCGATCTAGGCTGCGGAACCGGCCTCGCCGCAGAAGCCCTACAAGAGCAAGTTTCTCACAAAACGGGTGTCGATATATCGAAGGAAATGCTCAAGCTTGCACAAGACAAGCACATCTACAATGAGTATCACCTGAGCGAAATCAACGCATTTCTCTATCAAAATCACGCGTATAAATGGGACTTGGTCGTCGCTGCAGAGCTGTTTCCTTATTTCGGTGCACTTGAAGAAGCCTTTGAAGGCATCAGGCGTAACATAGAAGAAGACGGTATCTTCGTGTTCTCCGCAGAAGCACTGCTGGACCAAACAGAGGAAGCGCCTGACTATCGCATGAGTGATACCCATCGCTTCTCTCATACAGAGCATTACCTGCGTAACGTGCTGAAGCAATTTGGGTTCACGCCCGTAGAGTTCAGCCAGATCAACTTGCGCAAAGAACGGGAAACCCCTGTTCCAGGGTACTTCGTCATCGCTTGCTATAAACCAAAATAG
- a CDS encoding cupin domain-containing protein, producing the protein MSLDQLTSVTTADEIIAELQMKEHPEGGYYTETFRDTEGPEGRGYSTAIYYLLKKGQRSHWHRIDAIETWHYYGGAPLKLSISTAQGEQTDIILGVDVLNGQRPQGIVPREAWQSAQSLGEWTLVGCTVAPGFLFDGFELAPPDWNP; encoded by the coding sequence ATGTCATTGGACCAGCTTACTTCAGTAACAACAGCCGATGAAATCATCGCCGAACTGCAGATGAAAGAGCATCCAGAAGGTGGCTACTACACCGAAACCTTCCGCGATACAGAAGGCCCGGAAGGCCGAGGATACTCAACCGCGATTTACTACCTGCTCAAGAAGGGCCAGAGATCCCACTGGCACCGTATCGATGCAATTGAGACCTGGCACTACTACGGCGGCGCTCCTCTCAAACTCTCCATCAGCACCGCACAAGGCGAGCAAACCGACATCATTCTCGGCGTGGATGTACTAAATGGCCAACGCCCTCAAGGCATTGTTCCACGTGAAGCATGGCAGTCTGCACAAAGCCTCGGCGAGTGGACACTGGTCGGCTGCACCGTTGCCCCTGGCTTCTTGTTTGACGGCTTCGAACTCGCCCCACCAGATTGGAATCCTTGA
- a CDS encoding argininosuccinate synthase, which produces MAQGDIKKVVLAYSGGLDTSIILKWLQAEYGCEVVTFTADLGQGEELEPARRKAELLGIREIYIDDLREEFIRDFVFPMFRANAVYEGVYLLGTSIARPLISKRLIEIAEETGADAVAHGATGKGNDQVRFELACYALNPDIKVIAPWRDWTLKSRTDLIEFAEQHQIPVPKDKRGEAPFSVDANMLHSSSEGKVLEDPNEEAPDYVFQRTVDPINAPDEVTEIEIGFEKGDACSINGVHMSPATLFAKLNDLGRDNGIGRLDLVENRFVGMKSRGIYETPGGTILLSAHRAMESITLDRDAAHLKDELMPRYAKLIYNGFWFSPEREMLQAMIDKSQEFVTGTVKLKLYKGNVIVVGRASPYSLYSEELVTFEDDHGAYDQKDAAGFIRLNALRLRTLAKRDQMNKAKELTDA; this is translated from the coding sequence ATGGCCCAAGGCGACATCAAAAAGGTTGTGCTTGCCTATTCTGGCGGGCTCGACACCTCGATTATTCTCAAGTGGTTGCAGGCGGAATACGGCTGCGAAGTTGTGACTTTCACTGCTGACTTAGGTCAGGGTGAAGAGTTGGAGCCAGCACGACGAAAAGCTGAACTGCTTGGTATTCGAGAAATCTACATTGATGATCTCCGCGAAGAATTCATTCGGGACTTCGTTTTCCCGATGTTCCGGGCCAACGCAGTTTACGAAGGCGTTTACCTCCTCGGCACCTCTATCGCACGTCCGCTCATTTCCAAGCGTCTCATCGAGATCGCTGAAGAAACCGGCGCAGACGCAGTTGCACACGGCGCAACCGGTAAAGGCAACGACCAGGTACGCTTTGAGCTTGCTTGCTACGCACTGAACCCAGACATCAAGGTGATCGCACCTTGGCGTGACTGGACTCTGAAGTCCCGTACCGACCTGATCGAGTTCGCAGAACAGCATCAGATCCCGGTACCAAAGGACAAGCGCGGCGAAGCTCCATTCTCCGTTGACGCAAACATGCTGCATTCCTCTTCCGAAGGTAAAGTTCTGGAAGATCCGAATGAAGAAGCACCAGACTACGTCTTCCAACGCACAGTTGATCCAATCAACGCGCCGGACGAAGTCACCGAGATCGAAATCGGCTTTGAAAAAGGCGATGCGTGCTCCATCAATGGCGTACACATGTCTCCGGCAACTCTGTTTGCCAAGCTGAACGACCTTGGCCGTGACAACGGCATCGGTCGTCTCGATCTGGTAGAAAACCGCTTCGTCGGCATGAAGTCTCGCGGCATCTACGAAACACCAGGCGGCACCATCCTCCTGTCAGCACACCGTGCGATGGAATCCATCACACTGGACCGTGACGCAGCTCACCTCAAAGACGAGTTGATGCCACGCTACGCAAAGCTGATCTATAACGGCTTCTGGTTCTCCCCTGAGCGCGAAATGCTTCAGGCAATGATCGACAAGTCTCAGGAGTTCGTGACCGGTACGGTTAAGCTGAAGCTCTACAAAGGCAACGTGATCGTTGTTGGTCGTGCGTCCCCTTACTCTCTCTACTCAGAAGAGCTGGTGACCTTCGAAGACGACCACGGCGCTTACGACCAGAAAGACGCTGCAGGCTTTATCCGCCTCAACGCTCTTCGTCTGCGTACGCTTGCAAAGCGTGACCAGATGAACAAAGCAAAAGAACTGACAGACGCCTGA
- the metW gene encoding methionine biosynthesis protein MetW — MTKLDLSDVRGDHRILCDFVAPGSRVLDIGCGTGELLELLIDTRGVDGRGFDTSQKGVNEAVARGLSVVQGDADNDLAAYPDDAFDYAILSHTLQATMDPKQVLEQLLRIGKKVVVSFPNFGHWRNRMQLLFKGRMPVTDYLPYEWYDTPNIHFCTIRDFVALSEEVHAKVIKAEALDARGQRIGFNAPWWVWNLIGDQAVFLLERK; from the coding sequence ATGACAAAACTTGATTTGAGTGATGTACGCGGCGACCACCGAATTCTCTGCGATTTTGTAGCACCGGGCTCTCGTGTACTGGATATCGGCTGCGGCACAGGAGAGCTGTTGGAACTCCTGATCGACACGCGCGGCGTTGATGGCCGTGGCTTTGATACATCCCAGAAAGGCGTGAACGAAGCCGTTGCTCGCGGCCTCTCTGTTGTTCAGGGCGATGCAGACAACGACCTTGCTGCCTATCCGGACGACGCGTTTGATTATGCAATCCTAAGCCATACCCTTCAGGCCACCATGGACCCGAAACAGGTTCTTGAGCAGCTGCTACGCATCGGCAAAAAAGTCGTTGTATCCTTCCCAAACTTCGGCCACTGGCGCAACCGCATGCAGTTGCTCTTCAAAGGCAGAATGCCAGTCACCGACTATCTGCCTTACGAATGGTACGACACACCAAACATCCATTTTTGCACAATCCGAGACTTTGTTGCTCTCTCAGAAGAGGTCCATGCTAAAGTCATCAAGGCAGAAGCGCTGGATGCAAGAGGCCAGCGTATAGGGTTTAACGCACCATGGTGGGTTTGGAACCTGATCGGCGATCAGGCTGTCTTCCTTCTGGAGCGAAAATAA
- the gloB gene encoding hydroxyacylglutathione hydrolase has protein sequence MEVEVRQFVCLKDNFGVLVHHPDSGCTVAIDVPEAAPYLQVLEETGWKLTDILITHHHWDHVGGMAELVEKTGAKVTGPERSRQHITGMDRFVEDGDDILVGPIAVKAIGTPGHTIDHISWWFQEAGLAHTGDTLFALGCGRVFEGDPEMMWASLSHLANTLPPETTIYCGHEYTLSNAKFALTIDPNNQALQERTKRIEALREVGRPTLPTSMAAELSTNPFLRVRDPEVQKNLNMVNAEPADIFAEIRRRKDNF, from the coding sequence ATTGAAGTTGAAGTTCGGCAGTTTGTTTGTCTGAAAGATAATTTCGGCGTTCTCGTCCACCACCCAGACAGCGGCTGCACTGTTGCGATCGACGTACCCGAAGCCGCTCCCTATCTTCAGGTTTTGGAAGAAACCGGTTGGAAGTTGACCGATATCCTCATCACGCACCATCACTGGGACCATGTCGGCGGCATGGCAGAGCTCGTAGAGAAAACCGGTGCTAAAGTGACTGGTCCGGAACGCTCTCGGCAACATATCACTGGCATGGATCGCTTTGTAGAAGATGGAGATGATATCCTTGTTGGCCCGATTGCAGTGAAAGCTATCGGCACTCCCGGGCACACCATCGATCATATCTCATGGTGGTTCCAGGAAGCAGGCCTAGCACACACCGGCGACACCCTCTTCGCCCTTGGCTGCGGACGCGTATTTGAAGGTGACCCCGAAATGATGTGGGCTTCCCTCAGCCATCTGGCAAACACGCTCCCGCCGGAGACAACAATTTACTGCGGTCACGAATACACACTCTCAAACGCCAAGTTTGCGCTGACAATTGATCCAAACAATCAGGCTCTGCAGGAACGCACCAAACGCATCGAAGCTCTTCGCGAAGTCGGACGTCCTACCCTGCCAACCTCTATGGCAGCTGAGCTTTCAACCAATCCCTTCTTGCGTGTTCGCGATCCGGAAGTTCAGAAGAACCTCAACATGGTCAACGCAGAACCTGCTGACATCTTTGCCGAAATCCGCCGTCGCAAGGATAACTTCTGA
- a CDS encoding MAPEG family protein has product MDFAEKQRGVFQRMIVGALVTAIVLLFGALLNPFGFAVDWNASERLWVAAVSILSPALLLMISIGRLAMRRFYHADDIDGGGLTHGSEEAKMLQSILQNTLEQAVLAGFVYVAWVAIMPGSTMSVPLLAALLFALGRVLFFASYEKGAPWRGTGFALTFYPTIFMLVVVLITLMAGL; this is encoded by the coding sequence TTGGACTTTGCAGAAAAACAGCGGGGTGTGTTTCAGCGGATGATTGTTGGTGCTTTGGTGACCGCAATCGTTTTGTTGTTTGGTGCGCTTCTTAATCCATTTGGCTTTGCCGTGGACTGGAATGCCTCAGAGCGGCTGTGGGTCGCTGCCGTCTCAATCCTCTCGCCGGCCTTGTTGCTGATGATCTCTATTGGCCGCTTGGCAATGCGCCGGTTTTATCATGCTGATGATATTGATGGCGGAGGGCTGACCCATGGCAGTGAGGAAGCCAAGATGCTGCAAAGCATCCTCCAAAACACTTTAGAGCAGGCCGTTCTGGCTGGGTTTGTCTATGTAGCCTGGGTGGCCATCATGCCGGGCTCTACCATGTCCGTCCCGCTTCTGGCTGCATTGCTCTTTGCATTAGGGCGCGTTCTGTTTTTTGCCAGTTATGAAAAAGGCGCTCCATGGCGTGGAACGGGCTTTGCGCTGACGTTCTATCCCACAATCTTCATGCTGGTGGTGGTGCTGATTACGTTAATGGCGGGACTTTAA
- a CDS encoding 2'-deoxycytidine 5'-triphosphate deaminase, whose protein sequence is MTGILPAKAIEAMFANSAIKADRAPDEDQIQPASLDLRLGAKAWRVRASFLPGPDAKVEDKLDKLILHEIDLSKSAVLETNCVYIVQLQEALNLPDDLSATANPKSSTGRIDVFTRVITDQGKAFDRVEAGYNGPLYAEISPKTFPVLVREGSRLCQIRFRNGGGFIPDEHLLHIHKEHTLVSGGNDEHAISNGVQVSIDLKGNGKDSLIGYRAKRHTGVIDVDRKDAQDPADFWEPIYNRGDATLILDPNEFYILVSQEAVHVPPNYAAEMVPFDPLVGEFRVHYAGFFDPGFGHSTVGGTGSRAVLEVRSHDVPFIVEHGQTVGRLVYEHMQEVPETLYGEGIGSNYQGQALKLSKHFRATQTEEA, encoded by the coding sequence ATGACAGGCATTCTTCCGGCAAAAGCGATTGAAGCTATGTTTGCCAACAGTGCAATTAAAGCAGACAGAGCGCCTGACGAGGACCAGATTCAGCCAGCAAGCCTCGACCTGCGACTGGGCGCTAAAGCATGGCGTGTCCGTGCCTCTTTCCTGCCCGGCCCGGATGCCAAAGTAGAAGACAAACTGGACAAGCTGATCCTGCACGAAATCGACCTCAGCAAAAGCGCCGTGCTGGAAACCAACTGCGTTTACATCGTCCAGCTTCAGGAAGCACTCAACCTGCCGGATGACCTGTCCGCCACGGCAAACCCGAAGAGCTCTACTGGCCGCATCGACGTTTTCACCCGTGTCATCACCGATCAGGGCAAAGCCTTCGACCGCGTTGAGGCAGGCTACAACGGCCCGCTCTATGCAGAGATTTCGCCAAAGACCTTTCCGGTTCTGGTCCGCGAAGGCTCCCGTTTGTGCCAGATCCGCTTCCGCAATGGCGGTGGCTTCATTCCGGATGAGCATCTGCTGCACATCCACAAGGAGCACACCCTTGTCTCCGGCGGCAATGATGAGCACGCCATCAGCAACGGTGTACAAGTCTCTATCGACCTGAAAGGCAACGGCAAAGACAGCCTCATCGGCTACCGCGCCAAACGCCACACCGGCGTGATCGATGTGGACCGCAAGGACGCACAGGACCCGGCAGACTTCTGGGAGCCAATCTACAATCGCGGTGACGCAACCCTGATCCTTGATCCAAACGAGTTCTACATCCTCGTCTCGCAGGAAGCTGTTCACGTCCCGCCAAACTACGCCGCAGAGATGGTGCCGTTTGACCCGCTCGTCGGTGAGTTCCGCGTCCACTACGCTGGCTTCTTCGATCCCGGCTTCGGTCACTCCACCGTAGGTGGCACTGGCTCTCGCGCCGTTCTGGAAGTCCGCTCGCACGACGTGCCGTTCATCGTCGAACATGGCCAGACCGTTGGCCGCCTCGTCTATGAACACATGCAGGAAGTGCCGGAAACCCTCTACGGCGAAGGCATCGGCTCCAACTATCAGGGTCAAGCTCTCAAGCTCTCCAAGCACTTCAGAGCGACACAGACGGAAGAGGCATAA
- a CDS encoding O-succinylhomoserine sulfhydrylase produces MTDAKNWKPATRLVHGGTTRSSFGETSEAIFLTQGYVYDSSEAAEARFLGENPGYIYSRYANPTVGMFEQRMCELEGAEAARGTASGMAAVNSAIMACVKAGDHVIAPKALFGSCRYIIEKLLPRYGVESTLIDGTDIEQWKAAVRPNTTAAFLESPTNPTLEVIDIPAVADIIHEAGGRLIVDNVFATAIWQSPLALGADVVIYSATKHIDGQGRCLGGIVLSDEKWIVEEFHDPFKHTGPAMSPFNAWVLLKGLETLSLRVERQTATAGKLAEFLADHSAVSRLIYPGRADHPQADIVAKQMRGGSTMLAFDLAGGKEAAFKFSNALDIVSLSNNLGDAKSLITHPATTTHQSVAEDARLELGITDKTLRLSVGLEDPDDLLEDVARALESLKG; encoded by the coding sequence ATGACAGACGCAAAGAACTGGAAGCCAGCAACTCGGCTTGTTCATGGAGGCACAACGCGCTCCAGCTTTGGTGAAACATCCGAAGCTATCTTCCTTACACAAGGGTATGTTTACGACAGCTCAGAAGCGGCAGAAGCACGCTTTCTTGGCGAGAATCCGGGTTACATTTATTCTCGGTATGCAAACCCGACTGTCGGAATGTTCGAGCAGCGAATGTGCGAGCTGGAAGGCGCTGAGGCTGCACGTGGCACTGCTTCCGGTATGGCGGCTGTTAACTCTGCGATTATGGCCTGCGTGAAAGCGGGCGATCACGTGATTGCACCAAAGGCGCTGTTTGGCTCCTGCCGCTACATCATCGAAAAGCTGCTGCCACGCTACGGTGTGGAGTCCACACTGATTGATGGCACCGACATTGAGCAATGGAAAGCTGCGGTTCGTCCGAACACCACAGCGGCATTTCTTGAAAGCCCAACCAACCCGACGCTTGAAGTTATCGATATTCCTGCTGTGGCGGATATTATTCACGAAGCTGGTGGACGGCTTATTGTCGACAACGTGTTTGCGACTGCTATCTGGCAGAGCCCGCTGGCGCTAGGTGCGGATGTGGTGATCTACTCTGCGACCAAGCATATTGACGGTCAGGGCCGATGCCTGGGCGGTATTGTGCTTTCCGATGAGAAGTGGATCGTGGAAGAGTTCCATGACCCGTTCAAGCATACCGGTCCTGCAATGAGCCCGTTTAATGCATGGGTTCTGCTGAAAGGTCTGGAGACGCTGTCTCTGCGCGTGGAGCGTCAGACTGCGACAGCGGGTAAACTGGCGGAGTTCCTTGCGGATCATTCTGCTGTGTCTCGCCTGATCTATCCGGGCCGTGCGGATCACCCGCAGGCGGATATTGTGGCGAAGCAGATGCGTGGTGGTTCCACCATGCTGGCGTTTGATCTGGCAGGCGGCAAAGAGGCTGCGTTCAAGTTCTCCAACGCGCTGGACATTGTCAGCCTTTCCAACAACCTGGGTGATGCGAAGAGCCTGATTACCCATCCGGCGACCACAACGCACCAGAGTGTTGCGGAAGATGCGCGTCTGGAGCTGGGCATCACAGACAAGACACTTCGTCTTTCTGTTGGCCTGGAAGATCCGGATGATCTGCTGGAAGATGTTGCTCGTGCGCTGGAAAGCTTAAAGGGCTAA
- a CDS encoding class I SAM-dependent methyltransferase → MLWPEMRGQSLLGIGYAAPYLRPYLKKTNRVFAGMPAAQGVVKWPREVEVPNKAFLMEDSQLPFPDSCIDRILLVHSLEMAGQPGALLDEVYRVLSPGGRVIVIVPNRRGAWARSEVSPFGYGRPYSRPQLDNFLSNHYLSVVSREEALFVPPTNSRMVLKNARSFERLGAVAWSAFAGLLVTEAEKQVYRGIPMKASHVTRVLRPVFLPNGKTAGAQAMNGHRRHQEGTFANEGES, encoded by the coding sequence ATGCTTTGGCCCGAAATGCGGGGGCAGAGTTTGCTTGGAATTGGATATGCTGCTCCTTATCTGCGGCCCTATCTGAAGAAGACCAATCGGGTGTTTGCAGGCATGCCCGCGGCGCAAGGCGTGGTGAAGTGGCCGCGTGAAGTGGAAGTGCCCAACAAGGCTTTCCTGATGGAAGATAGTCAGCTGCCTTTTCCAGATTCCTGCATCGATCGTATCTTGCTTGTGCACTCACTGGAGATGGCGGGACAGCCTGGCGCGTTGCTGGATGAAGTTTATCGTGTTCTGTCTCCGGGTGGGCGGGTAATTGTGATTGTGCCTAATCGGCGTGGTGCGTGGGCACGGTCTGAAGTTTCGCCGTTTGGATATGGTCGTCCGTACTCTCGACCGCAGCTTGATAACTTCCTGAGTAATCATTACCTTTCGGTTGTTTCGCGGGAGGAGGCGCTGTTTGTGCCGCCAACGAACTCAAGAATGGTTTTGAAAAATGCACGTAGTTTTGAGCGTTTAGGGGCGGTGGCCTGGTCTGCTTTTGCAGGGTTGCTCGTTACTGAAGCTGAGAAACAGGTGTATCGTGGTATTCCGATGAAGGCGAGCCATGTGACGCGGGTCTTGCGGCCAGTCTTTCTGCCAAATGGTAAAACTGCCGGCGCGCAGGCAATGAACGGACATCGGCGCCACCAGGAAGGAACTTTCGCCAACGAGGGCGAAAGTTGA
- a CDS encoding winged helix-turn-helix domain-containing protein has translation MEAQLVLKVDNTAARRLFLSKHALLETPTGSSKGSDLLNLIHRIGFVQVDSINTVERAHHMILWSRRQSYRPKHLQKLLETDRSLFEHWTHDASIIPTEFFPYWNYRFQKSAESLQSRWKVWRGAEYQEKLNLILCHIEENGPAGTSDVGKDEKRSKGGWWEWNPSKTALEYLWRTGQISVSRRENFQKLYDLTERVIPSQHRASKPSKAETIEWACNSAIDRLGFATPSEVAAYWDKLDLADVKAWCERARQRGELISVEIEAASDGKPKLCLARPQIEDELASLDAPSQRVRILSPFDPALRDRKRAEFLFDFNYRIEIFVPEPKRQYGYYVFPVMEGDKLIGRIDMKREKASNALAVKHFWLEAGMRMGKGRQQRLEAELERCALFAGCSDLQYLKTWQG, from the coding sequence ATGGAAGCGCAGTTAGTTTTAAAAGTTGATAACACCGCTGCGCGCCGCTTGTTTCTGAGCAAACACGCCCTTCTGGAAACACCAACAGGCTCCTCAAAAGGCAGTGATCTCCTCAACCTCATTCACCGGATCGGCTTCGTACAGGTCGACAGCATCAACACGGTTGAACGGGCCCACCACATGATCCTCTGGTCACGTCGCCAGAGTTATCGCCCCAAGCATCTTCAGAAGCTCCTTGAGACCGACAGAAGTCTCTTTGAGCACTGGACACACGATGCTTCAATCATTCCCACCGAGTTCTTCCCTTATTGGAATTACCGCTTCCAGAAGAGCGCAGAGAGCCTCCAGTCACGCTGGAAGGTCTGGCGCGGTGCGGAGTATCAGGAAAAGCTCAACCTCATTCTCTGCCATATCGAGGAAAACGGCCCCGCTGGCACTTCAGATGTCGGCAAGGATGAAAAACGCAGCAAAGGCGGTTGGTGGGAGTGGAACCCGTCCAAGACAGCCCTTGAGTATCTCTGGCGCACCGGACAAATCTCTGTTTCCCGCCGAGAAAACTTCCAGAAACTCTATGACCTGACCGAACGCGTTATTCCTTCCCAGCATCGCGCCTCCAAACCGTCAAAAGCTGAAACCATCGAGTGGGCCTGCAACTCTGCAATCGACCGCCTCGGATTCGCAACGCCCAGCGAAGTCGCAGCCTATTGGGACAAGCTTGATCTTGCCGATGTGAAAGCATGGTGCGAGCGCGCCCGGCAAAGAGGCGAGCTGATCTCCGTTGAAATTGAAGCAGCCAGTGATGGCAAACCCAAACTCTGTCTGGCACGCCCACAAATCGAAGATGAACTTGCATCACTCGATGCTCCTTCCCAACGCGTACGCATCCTCAGCCCGTTTGATCCGGCTCTGAGAGATCGCAAACGCGCTGAGTTCCTCTTTGACTTCAACTACCGCATTGAAATCTTCGTTCCAGAACCAAAGAGGCAGTACGGCTATTATGTCTTCCCGGTGATGGAAGGGGACAAACTGATTGGCCGGATCGATATGAAACGCGAGAAAGCTTCCAATGCACTTGCAGTAAAGCACTTTTGGCTTGAAGCCGGTATGCGTATGGGTAAAGGCCGCCAGCAGCGGCTGGAGGCAGAGCTGGAACGCTGCGCCCTGTTTGCAGGCTGCTCAGACCTTCAGTATCTCAAAACCTGGCAAGGATAG